A single genomic interval of Sinorhizobium garamanticum harbors:
- a CDS encoding ABC transporter substrate-binding protein produces the protein MISKTQRLLSLSTAILLATSAIAVAEPSEELIAAAKKEGTLTTIALPHNWCGYGDVIAGFKAKYGIEVNELNPDAGSGDEIEAIKANKGNTGPQAPDVIDVGLSFGPSAKAEGLIQPYKVSTWDTIPDSAKDADGFWYGDYYGVLSFVVNTDIVKDVPKDWADLKKPDYANSVALAGDPRASNQAVQAVYAAGLAAGEKDAAKAGEAGLGFFAEVNKAGNFVPVIGKSASLAQGSTPIIIAWDYNGLSWRDSLNGNPPVEVVVPNSGVVAGVYVQAISAFAPHPNAAKLWMEYLYSDEGQLGWLKGYCHPIRFNDLAKNGKIPQEMLDKLPPAAAYEKAVFPTLEEQEAGKTAITTKWDSVVGANVQ, from the coding sequence GTGATTTCAAAGACTCAACGCCTGCTCTCGCTTTCCACCGCCATTCTGCTCGCAACGTCGGCGATCGCCGTCGCCGAGCCGAGTGAGGAGCTTATCGCCGCCGCCAAGAAGGAAGGCACGCTGACCACGATCGCGCTTCCGCACAACTGGTGCGGTTACGGCGACGTCATTGCCGGCTTCAAGGCCAAGTACGGCATCGAAGTCAACGAACTGAACCCGGACGCAGGTTCGGGCGACGAAATCGAAGCCATCAAGGCCAACAAGGGCAACACCGGCCCGCAGGCTCCCGACGTGATCGACGTCGGTCTCTCCTTCGGTCCGTCGGCGAAGGCCGAAGGCCTGATCCAGCCCTACAAGGTCTCGACCTGGGACACGATCCCGGATAGCGCCAAGGACGCCGACGGCTTCTGGTACGGCGACTATTACGGCGTTCTCTCCTTCGTGGTGAACACCGACATCGTCAAGGACGTGCCGAAGGACTGGGCCGACCTCAAGAAGCCGGACTACGCGAACTCGGTCGCGCTCGCTGGCGATCCGCGTGCGTCCAACCAGGCCGTCCAGGCGGTCTATGCGGCCGGCCTCGCTGCCGGTGAGAAGGATGCCGCCAAGGCCGGCGAAGCCGGTCTCGGCTTCTTCGCCGAAGTCAACAAGGCTGGCAACTTCGTTCCGGTGATCGGCAAGTCCGCCTCGCTTGCACAGGGCTCCACCCCGATCATCATCGCCTGGGACTATAACGGCCTCTCCTGGCGCGACAGCCTGAACGGCAACCCGCCGGTCGAAGTCGTCGTTCCGAATTCGGGCGTCGTGGCCGGTGTTTACGTGCAGGCGATCTCGGCTTTCGCTCCGCATCCGAACGCTGCCAAGCTCTGGATGGAATACCTCTATTCGGACGAGGGCCAGCTCGGCTGGCTGAAGGGCTATTGCCACCCGATCCGCTTCAACGATCTCGCCAAGAACGGCAAGATCCCGCAGGAAATGCTCGACAAGCTGCCGCCGGCAGCAGCCTATGAAAAGGCTGTCTTCCCGACGCTTGAAGAGCAGGAAGCCGGCAAGACGGCAATCACCACCAAGTGGGATAGCGTCGTCGGCGCCAACGTACAGTAA
- a CDS encoding MurR/RpiR family transcriptional regulator, producing the protein MTVSDVINAHFAALTRAERRLAETLLDNYPVSGLGSITTVAENAGVSTPTVARMVQKLGFRGFPDFQSRLHQELEATISNPIAKHDRWAASAPGTHTLNRFADAVMGNMRQTLSQIEPREFDQTATLIADRKRNIYLAGGRITRSVADYFFTHLQVIRTGVTQIAANPSSWPHYVLDMKQGDVLILFDIRRYEQEMETLARFARDRGVEIVLFTDQWGSPVAKSSSKVFRVQIEAPSAWDSSVMLLFLVEALIEAVQNMNWDETRDRMKMLEGLFDSTRIFRRPV; encoded by the coding sequence ATGACGGTGTCGGATGTGATCAACGCACATTTCGCGGCGCTGACGCGCGCCGAGAGGCGATTGGCGGAGACACTCCTCGACAACTATCCAGTCTCCGGGCTCGGTTCGATCACGACGGTCGCCGAGAACGCCGGCGTTTCGACGCCAACCGTGGCGCGCATGGTCCAGAAGCTGGGTTTCCGCGGATTTCCGGACTTTCAGTCAAGGCTGCACCAGGAGCTCGAGGCGACGATTTCCAATCCGATCGCCAAGCATGATCGCTGGGCTGCCAGCGCCCCCGGCACGCACACACTCAACCGGTTCGCCGATGCGGTCATGGGAAACATGCGCCAGACGCTGTCCCAGATAGAACCGCGCGAATTCGACCAAACCGCCACCCTAATCGCCGATCGCAAGCGCAATATCTATCTTGCCGGCGGTCGTATCACCCGCTCGGTGGCTGATTACTTCTTCACCCATCTCCAGGTCATCCGCACCGGCGTCACGCAGATCGCCGCCAACCCCAGCTCCTGGCCGCATTACGTCTTGGATATGAAGCAGGGCGATGTCCTGATCCTGTTCGATATCCGCCGATACGAACAGGAGATGGAAACGCTTGCCCGTTTCGCCCGCGATCGTGGCGTCGAAATCGTTCTCTTCACGGACCAGTGGGGTTCGCCGGTCGCCAAATCCTCTTCCAAGGTCTTTCGCGTGCAGATCGAAGCGCCCTCGGCCTGGGATAGTTCGGTCATGCTGCTCTTTCTCGTCGAGGCGCTGATCGAAGCGGTGCAGAACATGAACTGGGACGAGACACGGGACCGGATGAAGATGCTTGAAGGCCTGTTCGATTCGACGCGCATCTTCCGCAGGCCGGTCTAG
- a CDS encoding N-formylglutamate amidohydrolase — translation MTGLLTQAEGDPVAIDNADGRGEFLFVCEHASRRLPERLGTLGLSKDALESHIAWDPGALAVARHLAERFDGTLIHQRFSRLAYDCNRPPESDAAMPAVSEIYEVPGNRAMSAAERRARVEEIYLPFRDAVARFVSERRAAGRRLILVTMHSFTPVYFGNPRTVEIGILHDADSRLADRMLKIATDGEVAYDIRRNEPYGPADGVTHSLVEYGVRNGLPNVMIEIRNDLIRDEISQRVMADYLEGLLAKSAAALPAR, via the coding sequence TTGACGGGACTTTTGACGCAGGCAGAGGGCGATCCGGTCGCCATCGACAATGCCGACGGGAGGGGAGAGTTCCTCTTCGTCTGCGAGCACGCGTCGCGCCGCCTGCCGGAGCGCCTAGGGACGCTCGGCCTTTCAAAAGATGCACTCGAGAGCCACATCGCCTGGGACCCCGGCGCGCTGGCGGTCGCCAGGCATCTTGCCGAGAGGTTCGATGGCACGCTCATCCATCAACGCTTTTCGCGCCTTGCCTATGACTGCAATCGGCCGCCCGAGTCCGATGCGGCGATGCCGGCCGTCAGCGAAATTTACGAGGTGCCGGGCAACAGGGCGATGTCGGCCGCAGAAAGGCGGGCGAGGGTGGAGGAGATCTACCTGCCGTTTCGTGATGCCGTGGCGCGGTTCGTGTCCGAGCGCAGGGCTGCCGGGCGGCGTCTCATCCTTGTCACCATGCACAGTTTCACGCCCGTCTATTTCGGCAACCCGCGCACCGTCGAAATCGGCATCCTGCACGATGCCGACAGCCGGCTTGCCGACCGCATGCTTAAGATCGCTACGGACGGAGAGGTCGCCTACGATATCCGCCGGAATGAGCCCTACGGGCCGGCGGACGGCGTTACGCACAGTCTGGTGGAGTACGGCGTGCGAAACGGACTGCCGAACGTGATGATTGAGATCAGAAACGATCTCATTCGCGACGAGATTAGCCAGAGGGTCATGGCTGATTATCTGGAGGGGCTGCTCGCAAAGAGCGCGGCCGCCCTTCCGGCACGATAA
- a CDS encoding amino acid permease codes for MSDYTDVDKKQDMQVLHSMGYAQELERRMSQFSNFAVSFSIICILSGGINSLAQATSGAGGAAIGIGWPLGCFISLVFAVAMAQIGSAYPTAGGLYHWGSILGNRFTGWLTAWFNLLGLVTVLGAINVGTYYFFMGSFGAPYFGLEDTTTTRIVFLAIITGAQALVNHMGIGLTAKLTDFSGYLIFATSILLAVVCLAVADTYEIGRLFTFSNYSGEAGGSVWPQTSGTWVFLLGLLLPIYTITGYDASAHTSEETVKAAHSVPRGMVSSVLWSALFGYIMLCAFVLMIPNMDEAAKQGWNVFFWAMDTQVNPVIKDILYLAIFVSQWLCGLATVTSVSRMIFAFSRDGGLPASKALAKVSPTYRTPVAAIWTGSILAVLFVWGSSLVSIGDTPVYTIVVSCTVIFLFFSFAIPITLGFFAWGTSKWDKMGPWDLGEGTFKLFAILSIIAMVLIFVLGIQPPNDWALYITVGFLIVTGIVWFGFESRRFRGPPIGDEVARRQAEIAAAEKAVGEA; via the coding sequence ATGTCAGACTATACCGATGTCGATAAGAAGCAGGACATGCAGGTCCTGCATTCGATGGGCTACGCCCAGGAGCTCGAGCGGCGCATGAGCCAGTTCTCGAACTTCGCCGTGTCATTCTCGATCATTTGCATTCTTTCAGGCGGTATCAACTCGCTGGCGCAGGCGACATCCGGTGCGGGTGGCGCGGCGATCGGCATCGGCTGGCCGCTCGGATGCTTTATCTCGCTCGTCTTCGCTGTCGCCATGGCGCAGATCGGCTCCGCCTATCCGACTGCCGGCGGCCTCTATCACTGGGGCTCGATCCTCGGCAACCGCTTCACCGGCTGGCTGACGGCCTGGTTCAATCTCCTCGGGCTGGTGACCGTCCTCGGCGCGATCAACGTTGGCACCTATTACTTCTTCATGGGCTCCTTCGGCGCGCCGTATTTCGGATTGGAAGACACCACGACCACCCGCATCGTCTTCCTGGCGATCATCACCGGCGCGCAGGCACTGGTAAACCATATGGGTATCGGGCTGACGGCGAAGCTTACAGACTTTTCCGGTTACCTGATCTTCGCCACATCGATTCTGCTGGCCGTCGTTTGCCTTGCGGTCGCCGATACCTACGAGATCGGCAGGCTCTTCACCTTCTCGAACTATTCTGGGGAAGCCGGCGGTAGCGTCTGGCCGCAGACGTCCGGGACCTGGGTCTTCCTGCTCGGCCTCCTGTTGCCGATCTACACGATCACCGGCTACGACGCCTCGGCGCATACGTCGGAGGAAACGGTCAAGGCGGCGCATTCCGTGCCACGCGGCATGGTCTCGTCTGTGCTGTGGTCGGCGCTATTCGGCTACATCATGCTGTGCGCCTTCGTGTTGATGATCCCGAACATGGACGAAGCCGCGAAGCAGGGTTGGAACGTGTTCTTCTGGGCGATGGACACGCAGGTGAACCCGGTCATCAAGGATATTCTCTATCTCGCCATTTTCGTCAGCCAGTGGCTGTGCGGCCTGGCGACGGTGACTTCGGTCTCGCGCATGATCTTCGCCTTCTCGCGCGACGGCGGTTTGCCGGCCTCGAAGGCGCTCGCCAAGGTCAGCCCGACCTATCGTACGCCCGTTGCGGCGATCTGGACCGGGTCGATCCTTGCCGTGCTCTTCGTCTGGGGCTCGTCGCTCGTCTCGATCGGCGATACGCCGGTCTACACCATCGTCGTCTCGTGCACGGTCATCTTCCTTTTCTTCTCCTTCGCAATCCCGATCACGCTCGGCTTTTTCGCCTGGGGGACGTCGAAGTGGGACAAGATGGGTCCGTGGGATCTCGGCGAGGGCACATTCAAGCTCTTCGCCATCCTGTCGATCATCGCGATGGTGCTGATCTTCGTGCTCGGCATTCAGCCGCCGAACGATTGGGCGCTCTACATCACCGTCGGCTTCCTGATCGTGACCGGCATCGTCTGGTTCGGTTTCGAGAGCCGCCGGTTCCGTGGGCCGCCGATCGGCGACGAAGTTGCGCGCCGCCAGGCCGAAATCGCCGCGGCCGAAAAAGCCGTCGGGGAAGCCTGA
- a CDS encoding glutamine synthetase family protein: protein MSYSFDELKEDVAAGRIDTVLVCQVDMQGRLMGKRFHAEYFVESAWKETHSCNYLLATDIEMETVSGYKATSWEKGYGDYTMKPDLATLGRIPWLEGTALVLCDVLDHHTHEEVPHSPRAILKKQIARLEAMGLKAFMASELEFFLFDQSYDDARQSGYRDLQLASGYNEDYHIFQTTKEEDVMRAIRNGLQGAGIPVENSKGEASAGQEEINVRYADALTMADRHAIIKNGCKEIAWQRGKAITFLAKWNYSAAGSSSHIHQSLWSADGETPLFFDKNARYGMSELMRHYVAGLLTHASEITYFLAPYINSYKRFMAGTFAPTKAIWSKDNRTAGYRLCGEDTKAIRIECRVGGSDLNPYLAFAALIAAGISGIEGKMELEAPFVGDAYHGKDIREIPHTLRDATEALTGSEMLRAAFGDDVIDHYTRAARWEQEEYDRRVTDWEVARGFERA from the coding sequence ATGAGCTATTCGTTCGATGAACTGAAAGAGGATGTAGCCGCCGGCCGCATCGACACGGTGCTCGTCTGCCAGGTGGACATGCAGGGCCGCCTGATGGGCAAGCGCTTCCACGCGGAATATTTCGTCGAAAGCGCGTGGAAGGAAACGCATAGCTGCAACTATCTGCTTGCGACCGACATCGAGATGGAGACGGTCTCCGGCTACAAGGCGACGAGCTGGGAGAAGGGCTACGGCGACTATACGATGAAGCCGGATCTTGCGACGCTCGGGCGCATTCCGTGGCTCGAAGGCACGGCGCTGGTGCTCTGCGACGTGCTCGACCACCACACGCACGAAGAGGTGCCACATTCGCCCCGGGCGATCCTCAAGAAGCAGATCGCGCGTCTCGAGGCGATGGGCCTCAAGGCCTTCATGGCGAGCGAGCTGGAGTTCTTCCTCTTCGACCAATCCTACGACGATGCGCGCCAGTCCGGCTATCGCGACCTGCAACTCGCGAGCGGCTACAACGAGGACTACCACATCTTCCAGACGACCAAGGAAGAGGACGTGATGCGGGCGATCCGCAACGGCCTTCAGGGGGCCGGGATCCCGGTCGAAAATTCCAAGGGCGAGGCCTCCGCCGGCCAGGAGGAAATCAACGTCCGCTATGCCGATGCGCTGACCATGGCCGACCGCCATGCGATCATCAAGAACGGCTGCAAGGAAATCGCCTGGCAGCGCGGCAAGGCCATCACCTTCCTTGCCAAGTGGAATTACTCGGCTGCCGGCTCCTCCTCGCATATCCACCAGTCGCTTTGGAGTGCCGATGGCGAGACGCCGCTCTTCTTCGACAAGAACGCGCGTTACGGCATGTCCGAGCTGATGCGGCACTACGTGGCCGGACTTCTGACCCATGCGAGCGAGATCACCTATTTCCTTGCGCCTTACATCAACTCCTACAAGCGCTTCATGGCCGGCACCTTCGCGCCCACCAAGGCGATCTGGAGCAAGGACAACCGTACCGCCGGCTATCGCCTCTGCGGCGAGGACACCAAGGCGATCCGCATCGAATGCCGCGTCGGCGGCTCCGACCTCAACCCATACCTAGCCTTTGCCGCCTTGATCGCCGCCGGCATATCCGGCATCGAAGGCAAGATGGAACTCGAAGCGCCGTTCGTCGGCGATGCCTATCATGGCAAGGACATACGCGAGATCCCGCACACGCTGCGGGATGCGACCGAGGCACTGACCGGCTCTGAGATGTTGCGCGCCGCCTTCGGCGATGACGTCATCGACCACTATACGCGCGCGGCACGCTGGGAGCAGGAGGAATATGACCGGCGCGTGACCGACTGGGAGGTCGCGCGCGGTTTCGAAAGGGCGTAA
- a CDS encoding aldehyde dehydrogenase family protein, whose product MTMIKCISPVNGEVYAERPAMPLELARQAVAHARLAQKSWAKRPVEERVKLVLAGVARLNEMVDEVVPELAWQMGRPVRYGGEFKGFNERSNYVAAIAADALKPIIVEESDRFERRIEREPHGVVFVIAPWNYPYMTAINTVAPALMAGNTVIIKHASQTILVGERMVRAFIEAGVPADVFQNLFLDHDTTAALIAAKSFDFINFTGSVEGGRSIERAAAGTFTGLGLELGGKDPGYVMEDADLDAAVDTLMDGATYNSGQCCCGIERIYVNESLYDAFVEKSVAWVSNYKLGNPLDPETTLGPMANKRFAATVRHQIADAVSKGAKALIDPKLFPQDDGGAYLAPQILVDVDHSMEFMREETFGPAVGIMKVKSDAEAIELMNDCQYGLTVSLWTKDAERASRIGRDLETGTVFMNRADYLDPALCWTGVKETGRGGSLSILGFHNLTRPKSYHLKKVTA is encoded by the coding sequence ATGACGATGATCAAATGCATTTCCCCGGTGAACGGCGAGGTCTACGCCGAGCGCCCCGCAATGCCGCTGGAACTCGCCAGACAGGCCGTGGCCCATGCGCGTCTGGCGCAGAAAAGCTGGGCGAAGCGCCCGGTCGAGGAACGCGTCAAGCTCGTGCTCGCGGGCGTCGCGCGGCTGAACGAGATGGTCGACGAGGTCGTGCCCGAGCTTGCTTGGCAGATGGGCCGGCCGGTGCGCTATGGAGGCGAGTTCAAGGGTTTCAACGAGCGGTCGAACTATGTCGCTGCCATCGCCGCCGACGCGCTGAAGCCGATCATTGTCGAAGAGAGCGATCGCTTCGAGCGGCGCATCGAGCGCGAACCGCATGGCGTCGTCTTCGTCATCGCGCCGTGGAACTACCCTTACATGACCGCGATCAACACGGTCGCCCCGGCGCTGATGGCCGGCAACACGGTCATCATCAAGCATGCGAGCCAGACGATCCTTGTCGGCGAGCGCATGGTGCGCGCGTTCATCGAGGCGGGCGTGCCGGCGGACGTGTTCCAGAACCTTTTCCTCGATCATGACACGACGGCGGCGCTGATTGCGGCCAAGAGCTTCGACTTCATCAACTTCACCGGCTCGGTCGAAGGCGGGCGCTCGATTGAACGTGCAGCAGCCGGTACCTTCACCGGCCTTGGCCTCGAACTCGGCGGCAAGGATCCGGGCTATGTGATGGAAGATGCGGACCTTGATGCCGCTGTTGACACGCTGATGGACGGCGCAACCTACAATTCCGGCCAGTGCTGCTGCGGCATCGAGCGCATCTATGTAAATGAATCGCTCTACGACGCATTTGTCGAGAAATCGGTGGCCTGGGTTTCCAACTACAAGCTCGGCAATCCGCTCGACCCGGAGACGACGCTGGGGCCCATGGCCAACAAGCGCTTTGCCGCAACCGTGCGCCACCAGATCGCCGATGCCGTTTCGAAGGGCGCCAAGGCGCTGATCGATCCCAAACTTTTCCCGCAGGACGACGGCGGCGCCTATCTCGCGCCGCAGATCCTCGTCGATGTCGATCATTCGATGGAATTCATGCGCGAGGAAACCTTCGGGCCGGCGGTCGGCATCATGAAGGTGAAAAGCGACGCGGAAGCGATCGAGCTGATGAACGATTGCCAGTATGGCCTGACCGTTTCGCTCTGGACAAAGGACGCCGAGCGCGCCTCCCGCATCGGCCGCGACCTTGAAACCGGTACCGTCTTCATGAACCGCGCGGATTATCTCGATCCGGCGCTCTGCTGGACGGGGGTCAAGGAAACGGGCCGCGGCGGTTCGCTTTCGATCCTCGGTTTCCACAATCTCACCCGTCCGAAATCCTATCATCTGAAGAAAGTAACCGCATGA
- a CDS encoding iron-containing alcohol dehydrogenase has product MTITANWSYPTAVKFGAGRIKELADHCKALGMKRPLLVTDRGLAPMAITQNALDILEAGGLGRAIFADVDPNPNDKNLEAGVKAFRHGGHDGVVAFGGGSGLDLGKCVAFMVGQTRPVWDFEDIGDWWTRASVEGIAPIVAVPTTAGTGSEVGRASVITNSASHVKKVIFHPKFLPGVTICDPELTVGMPKVITAGTGMDAFAHCLEAYSSPFYHPMSAGIALEGMRLVKEHLPRAYKDGADIEARANMMSAAAMGAVAFQKGLGAIHSLSHPVGAIYNTHHGMTNAVVMPPVLRFNRSAIEDKIARAAGYLGIAGGFDGFYDYVLKLREELGVPDKLSALGVGTDRIDEMAEMAIVDPTAGGNPVELTVEAAKKLFRECI; this is encoded by the coding sequence ATGACGATCACCGCCAACTGGAGCTACCCGACCGCCGTCAAGTTCGGCGCCGGCCGGATCAAGGAGCTTGCCGACCATTGCAAGGCGCTCGGCATGAAAAGGCCGCTGCTCGTAACCGACCGTGGCCTTGCGCCGATGGCGATCACGCAGAACGCTCTCGATATCCTGGAAGCGGGCGGCCTTGGCCGCGCCATCTTCGCCGATGTCGATCCGAACCCGAACGACAAGAACCTGGAAGCCGGCGTGAAGGCGTTCAGGCACGGCGGCCATGACGGCGTCGTCGCCTTCGGCGGTGGCTCCGGCCTTGATCTCGGCAAATGCGTCGCCTTCATGGTCGGCCAGACGCGGCCGGTCTGGGATTTTGAGGATATCGGCGACTGGTGGACGCGCGCGAGCGTCGAAGGCATTGCGCCGATCGTGGCTGTGCCTACGACCGCCGGCACCGGTTCGGAGGTAGGGCGTGCCAGCGTCATCACCAATTCGGCAAGTCACGTGAAGAAGGTGATCTTCCACCCGAAGTTCCTGCCGGGGGTAACGATCTGCGATCCAGAGCTGACGGTCGGCATGCCGAAGGTTATCACCGCCGGCACGGGCATGGATGCCTTCGCCCATTGCCTGGAGGCCTATTCCTCGCCCTTCTATCATCCAATGTCGGCGGGCATTGCGCTCGAAGGCATGCGTCTCGTCAAGGAACACCTGCCGCGCGCCTACAAGGACGGCGCGGATATCGAAGCGCGCGCGAACATGATGAGTGCCGCGGCGATGGGTGCAGTCGCATTCCAGAAGGGACTCGGCGCAATCCATTCGCTCTCCCATCCGGTCGGCGCGATCTACAACACGCATCACGGCATGACCAATGCCGTCGTGATGCCGCCGGTGCTGCGCTTCAACCGTTCCGCGATCGAGGACAAGATCGCGCGGGCTGCGGGCTATCTCGGCATCGCCGGCGGTTTCGACGGTTTCTACGACTACGTGTTGAAGCTGCGCGAGGAACTTGGCGTGCCGGACAAGCTTTCCGCGCTCGGCGTCGGCACCGATCGTATCGATGAAATGGCGGAAATGGCGATCGTCGACCCGACAGCTGGCGGCAACCCGGTCGAACTGACCGTCGAAGCGGCGAAAAAACTGTTCAGAGAATGCATCTGA
- a CDS encoding ParA family protein, which yields MAVITFANAKGGAGKTTAALILSTELARQGNRVVVLDADPQRWITRWSEVSGHVANLEVISHITPASLPCHIRELKDDVDFIVIDLAGAKDAIVALALGLSDQVLIPVQGCAMDAQGAVQILELIRHIEQKATVRIKHSVVLTRVNSLVTTRALQTIKTLLASRGVAMLETPIVERAAYREIFECGGTLQTMDAGRVSNLDKARENALALAQEVQALLPARPQRSWASRVPSWAQLRAA from the coding sequence ATGGCGGTCATCACATTTGCCAACGCAAAAGGCGGCGCCGGCAAGACGACGGCGGCATTGATTCTGTCGACGGAACTGGCGAGACAGGGCAACAGGGTGGTGGTGCTCGACGCGGATCCACAGCGATGGATTACGCGCTGGTCGGAAGTTTCCGGCCATGTCGCCAATCTCGAAGTGATTTCGCACATCACGCCGGCTTCGCTGCCCTGTCATATCCGCGAACTGAAAGACGATGTCGATTTCATCGTGATCGACCTCGCCGGCGCGAAGGATGCAATCGTCGCGCTGGCACTCGGCCTGTCCGATCAGGTGCTGATCCCGGTCCAGGGGTGCGCGATGGACGCGCAGGGCGCCGTGCAGATTCTGGAACTGATCCGCCATATCGAACAAAAGGCGACGGTTCGCATCAAGCATTCCGTGGTGCTCACGCGCGTCAACTCGCTGGTGACGACGCGTGCGCTCCAGACGATCAAGACGCTCCTTGCGTCGCGCGGTGTTGCAATGCTCGAAACGCCAATCGTCGAACGCGCCGCCTATCGCGAGATTTTCGAATGCGGCGGAACGCTGCAGACGATGGACGCGGGCCGTGTCAGCAATCTCGACAAGGCGCGCGAGAATGCACTTGCGCTTGCCCAAGAGGTCCAGGCGCTTTTGCCTGCTCGCCCGCAGCGCTCCTGGGCTTCGCGGGTGCCGTCCTGGGCGCAACTGCGCGCCGCATAG
- a CDS encoding NAD(P)/FAD-dependent oxidoreductase: MATERALPNLWHATAPAAPETGPLAGELATDVAIIGGGFTGLSAALHLAEKGVKATVVEARMIGFGGSGRNVGLVNAGMWVKPDDLVATLGADAGNRLLKELGDGPSLVYDLVAKHGMQCEAVRNGTLHMAVGADGLKDIQDREAQWKKRGAPVEVLSADKAHALSGAEGFAGALLDRRAGTIQPLAYARGLAHAALAAGVRIFTDTPLLAAERQGDLWKLKAGRGRITTRHVILATNAYGGLVPDAPWKAHTQELTILPYFQFATNPLPGKVASRILPERQGAWDTGLVMTSFRMDQQNRMIFGSIGRLDAMAEGTHRAFAARSLRKLFPYIGDFHFEYWWDGNIGMTTNNLPAMHVLAPNVVSVSGYNGRGIAPGTVFGRALAQHVMGDASAIPLSETPITPDPWRTVKSAFYQAGAQAKHFVDRRF; encoded by the coding sequence ATGGCAACGGAGCGTGCTCTCCCCAACCTCTGGCATGCGACGGCACCGGCCGCGCCTGAAACCGGTCCGCTCGCAGGCGAGCTCGCCACCGACGTAGCCATCATCGGCGGCGGTTTTACCGGCCTCTCCGCCGCGCTGCACCTTGCGGAAAAGGGCGTGAAGGCAACCGTGGTCGAAGCGCGGATGATCGGTTTCGGCGGCTCCGGGCGCAATGTCGGTCTCGTCAATGCCGGCATGTGGGTAAAACCGGACGATCTCGTGGCAACCCTCGGCGCCGACGCAGGAAACCGCTTGTTGAAGGAGCTCGGCGACGGTCCGTCGCTTGTTTACGATCTCGTTGCGAAACACGGTATGCAGTGCGAAGCGGTGCGCAATGGCACGCTCCACATGGCTGTCGGCGCCGATGGCCTTAAGGACATCCAGGATCGCGAGGCGCAGTGGAAGAAGCGCGGCGCACCGGTCGAAGTGCTCTCGGCCGACAAGGCGCACGCGTTGTCAGGCGCCGAGGGTTTTGCCGGTGCGTTGCTCGACCGTCGCGCCGGAACAATCCAGCCACTCGCCTACGCAAGAGGGCTGGCGCACGCCGCCCTCGCCGCCGGCGTCAGGATATTTACCGACACACCTCTCCTTGCCGCCGAGCGCCAGGGCGATCTATGGAAGCTGAAGGCCGGCCGGGGCAGAATTACCACCCGCCATGTCATTCTGGCGACCAACGCCTATGGTGGCCTCGTTCCCGACGCGCCGTGGAAGGCGCATACCCAGGAACTGACGATCCTCCCCTATTTCCAGTTCGCGACCAATCCGCTTCCCGGAAAGGTGGCATCGCGAATCCTGCCGGAGCGTCAGGGCGCTTGGGATACCGGACTCGTGATGACCTCGTTCCGCATGGACCAGCAGAACCGTATGATCTTCGGTTCGATCGGCCGCCTCGACGCCATGGCCGAGGGCACACATCGCGCCTTCGCGGCCCGCTCGCTGCGCAAGCTCTTTCCCTATATCGGCGATTTTCACTTCGAGTACTGGTGGGACGGCAACATCGGCATGACGACCAACAACCTGCCCGCCATGCACGTGCTCGCGCCGAATGTCGTTTCGGTGAGCGGCTACAATGGCCGCGGCATTGCGCCCGGAACCGTCTTCGGCCGTGCGCTCGCCCAACACGTCATGGGCGACGCCTCGGCAATCCCGCTTTCAGAAACACCGATCACGCCGGATCCGTGGCGGACCGTGAAGTCCGCGTTCTATCAAGCCGGCGCGCAGGCAAAGCACTTCGTCGATCGGCGTTTTTAG